TGTCTGCCGaatccctaactaatatttgaatttggcgccatatGGTGGTAATATCTGTTAGTCTAtgctgaaaataaagatggcagcggtataattatttgaatatcaAATGTGGCGCGATTAGGTCTGCATTTAGGAAGGCAAAAATCCCCTCCCCTCTCTCATAAACTTGCCATCAGTACGTCGcaaatatagattatttattcccccTATATTctaactggtctcgtggtcctgtgggcAGAGCGTCTGCCTATCACTCAGCGGACTCGAGGTCGATCCCACACCAAAGcggaaaaatgtttttgaaacaaaaaaaataaaaaccattgctgctacctggtggcgaccaacagaactatatgatgtcacaagatggcggcctccagaatatgaaaacaagatggcgactgaTGTTTACATTGAATTTCAGAAAGTTaaagttcaaaaataaaaaaattcaaatccaagatggtggccatagcgaaaagtgcaacggtgatgtcatgattcgaagttggtgtaAATTTCTAGAAATAGCAAAATTATGGATGGACTAGTattgattggcatggattagcatagattggcatagattggcatggattcgcatggattggcatacagattggtgtagattggcatggattagcatagattggcatagattagtatagattagcaaggtcaaggtcacggtgacatcattcaagatggccaaaatccaaaatattatcttttaaagatttgtgttaatgggagtgcatgacttgatgtaagtttttggacatacgccattgctaagaactttttccgttgaagaaaaactaaaaaaataaaactaaaaaaataaataaataaaacccaagaaagacaaaaaaaacgtaaaattaaacaattttaagctcaattttgcatttttttattgtctttttttttggttttatttatttatttctttattttttagtttttagtttttcttcatcAGAAAAAGTTTtaagcaatagcgtatgtccaaaaacttacatcaagtcaaaatcCAAAAtgtcggaatccaagatggcggctgaaacCTCAATCCTACGGCAGCTCTtaaaccccccttttccaactactttCACTGACAGCGATAAAACTCTCTGTAACCTGGTTATTTATTATGTCCAAGCTTCGGTTGAATACTACAACTTTATAAAATTTGTCTTCATATATAATTGTGTCATTAACCTGAACTTCATTAAACATTCCATTCTTCCTTCTTATTCTTGCAACGGGAAAGTAGGGCGGAACATTCCATTTTAAGGAAAGCTCAGTTGCATCATTTTTTACTTTTTGCCACCCTTTTCCAAgatgactgattttttttttttttttttttttttagatttgatAGCATCTTGCTTGCATATTCTATATCTTCTTCAACACTTTGTAGTTTTTTGTAGAAAATGTCAATTGATTCTAGTACAACACCTTCTATCTAAATCAAAATTATTGTAGgaaattgttcaaaatattttaaaatttacttcgcTTGGTCCATTTCTTCTTGGCCTTTACCATCCAAGCTCAATACGGTTAGTATTTTCATAATATCAAAATAACCACTACGAAAATGGCTAGATTTCTCGAAAACCATCTAGTTGGGCACacctttttcagatttttttcttaCATCGCTGATTTTCTGAACAATGTCCATCTTGATATGGCTTTGAAAAATACATAGAGATTTAGAACATTGTCGAAAAAGTTTCTGATCTCAGAAATACTTGTTACACAATCATTAATTACCAGGTTAAGTGCATGAGCACAAGAGTACACATATTTTGCTGGCGGATTTTTTCTTTGATTATCGCTTGAAGGTCTGAATAAACACCGATCATATTTGCGGCCCCGTCGTATCCTTAAACTCGAACTTTAGAAACATCCGAGACTCCTCCAATTATACttagtacagttttttttctaaatattctgATTTTTGGCTTTCTACCTCAGTAAATCCACAAAAAGCTTCTTCTGTACACAACTTTACTGGCTTTTCTTcataatcagttttttttattgtcacaTAGCGAAACACTATGCTTAACTGATCCATTTTTGCAATGTCTTGAGTTGTGTCAAAAACAAAGTTACAAAGGGGCTTTCCTGAAATTTATccttaatttgttttcttttttcgtTGGCAATGAGACTGATCAATTAATTTCGAATTTGAGGACTGAGGTAGTTGACACTTCGTTTGAGTTGTTTAAATAAGTCTGCTAGGACTTGGTCATATCTAGCCAACAAGTGAATTATTTCAAGGAAATTTCCATTGGATGCAGTATCGTCAACTGACACCCTATGCTCTCTCAGTGGCAAGTCATTAGTAGCTAAAGTTATAATTACGTCTACAAGGTGTTTAGCACTTTTCTCTAATAATCAGCAACTTTTTTAATCTCTTCTAGATTTTCACAGTCAACTGTTGGACCCATTTGCCAGCGAAAGTATATTTCACTTGAAATTGCGTGACTGTGTGATTGTTCTGGTTTGTTATGTTTCGTCCTAAATGTGCCCAATCAGATGTACCTTTGGTAAACCCTACTTAACTACAAGACATATCAAAAAGCCAGCAAGGTTGACGGTAGCAAACATTTAGGACATTTGAATAGCTTAACCAACTACTTTTTACTTTtaattggttgtttttttttatatttctgaaaATACCATTTCTCATAAAACCCCATATTTTTATATCTTCCATCTTGGTCTTTCGGGAATGGACCTTTAGGGTGATGAGGACCTGACTTTATTATTAACCTGTTTTGTTGAGAAGTGAGTGTTTCTTCAAAGTTTCCTTTATCACATGAAATAATCTCATAACATCCCGTTTTTCACCAATCTGTTCACACTCTACCTTTTCATTTGCAATCTCAACTGTGCCATTGGGCCCTTGAACAACCACAGACTCGCACTCTAAGCTGGTGATGGAAACAGGGGGAACGTGTGAAGTAGCCGATATCTTAGTCTGTGTTACTCCTTCATTATCTCCAGAAAACTGTTGTTTATTTAACGCCTCACTTGTTTTCGAAAAGTaacacgataattttttttttgtcttctttaGTTTTATTAGTACAGCATTTTGTTTCACTTTCCTTCGTTTGCGGAATTCTGCACCACTACACATCTTTGACATTGTAACATTGAAATATAACGAATTATTACCCACTATTACAATATATAGGTAACTTACTCATGTAACCGCGGTTTAAAACTAAATTGCACTTACTGTATACAAGACCAAATAAAGGAACAGCAAAGCAATCGCTAAGATCACAAAATTGCCGTCACTGATGACTCACTAGCCACTCACTTCACAAGACTGAGAACTAACGTGTAGTTCGTTGAACGAGTGAAAACCCTACAGATGAGATGCGCAGTAGCAATAGCCTAGTACGCATGCGCCGATAAGTCGCCAGACGGCATCGCGGCGACGTGGCTCAGTCTACATCCAAACCTTGACAATACTTTTGGTGAGGATTCAGctacaaatattatactttatcacaattatttaatttataatatttagtttattaaagaGAATCCTGATTGAAGAAGAGCCAACTTTAATGTTATATAAATATCCGATATTTGCAATAGTTACAATTATTTTCTCCAagaagttccccccccccctaccgaGACAGCCCAGAGCCTTCCGCCATGGAGTGACTTCTCCACTCGCTCCACTGTCGGTACTCAACTGGCCACCATGCTGATGGGCATGCAGAAGGTATAACCCCCCGGGGtcaacaatattatatatatattagcaacagcattttgacgtgacaacgtctaatcagTCGATGAACGCCTGTTGCTcggacgaaaaagtgtcccgtaacgcacattgtcccattacgctgtgtcccgttacgctcattgtatgcttgcgccgcctttatctctcttccactcgattggaacaaccatcgatttgacggggcgagggaaaagtaccataatggaaaactaccataagggTCGTTTTCCCCTTGGCCTTTTCGAAACAGGGGGGAAAATTACCATATTGGAAAACTACCATAGGTTAAAAGGACGAGGGGGAAAActgccatattttcgtatacactccatggaaaaaGTACCACAGCTTTGCTCTcagagtagtgtatagaatacttcGCTAGGAAGCGCTGGCAACACCAGCAGTTTATTTGGTTCACTTAAAAGtctacagatagcacttctgatGGCGAGTTTAAGAAACCCGTcgtgtaaataaatattgtagttttccattatggcatttttACCCCCTGTTCCGCGGAGGCCGAGGGGaattctgccattatggtagttttccatcatGGCATTTTTCCCCCCTGTTCCGCGGAGGCCATGGGGAATTCtaccattatggtagttttccattatggcatttttccTCTTGCTTCCAAGGTGACCAGTGGGAAAAattccattatggtagttttccattatggcatttttcccctTGCATCGAAGGGAGCCAGGGGTaaaactgccattatggtagttttccattatggcatttttcccccTATTTCCAGGGGACCAGGTGGaattttccattatggtacttttcccccgCTCCCGTGGATGGCAaggggaaaactaccataagggaaaagtaccataaaggttaactaaaaaatttcttattaacTACAGTATTCATCTGTTAattcaatatatataatttttaatacagttaTGTGTACAATtctatacataattatttataattatgtatatttaaaattatatagtcAAATTTCTAATTCTCTAGCTAACTCGattttttattatagtaaaaccagaaatattattttattagtaaGTGTTTAGTGTGAAATTTATAAATCAAGCTAAATGCTTAAACCAGAAGTCTACCTATGTAATTGGCTTccattttctttccttttttaatCTAAGtgttggtaattaattataataaaattaaacatatcgcTGTTGGCAATCAAAGTTTCGTGGCTTACAACCCACCAACTTGTAACTATAACCATAGGTAGGCTGGCTTTTAAGGGAAAATATTTGCAGGCAGagtaagatataaaatttaagatttttatagaAATGTTTCTGAGGGGAAGTGTGGTCGCAcacggaattaatttttttttcacaaatattgggtcaaaaccattttttttacgtCTATCCGTGGAcagttattattatgttattttacgtGTTCTTAGATTAAAATTGCCATGTATGAAAGTTAACGCATTCTTTAACACTGCTTATAATGGTCTTTAACATGTgtttaaaaaagtaattactCTATAATTACGCATATTATGTGGCCGtttttatttatctaactaataaggttaatatttattaaaaaataaacaaagaaaaatttatttctgttaaaatatttaaaatagataGGAAACAATAGATGTAAGATAATTCAGGGGTATGGGGAATGACCCTTCTCCCTTCGACTAAACCCTACATTTCTTGTATGTGCACTTATTAATAAAAACTACCTTGATATATTAGTGCTCTTCATTCATATGGCGAGGTTCATGATTTCTGTATGAGCCCCCGGCATGACTAAAATATATGAACACAGAGTCGGTACCAAATAGTTTGGGACTCACTATCATTATGTCATAAAAATCGGCGCAAAATAGTGTGgcctaaaattttaactttactttCGCTTCCGAAAACCGCGGGAAGGTTAAAATTCAATAGAATAGTTTACGTTAATTTTGCCCATTATCTTTCGGTAGGCTTTAAAAATCAAACTCAAttgtttaataaaattgtaatgctaCCGACTTGGTTTCGCTTATGTGGTAAATGCAACGAATTTTAAATGGAGATGTCATGACACAAAGTTGAAGCACAATTTTGACTATAGAATTCGGCCTTTGTGTTTTCAGTGATAAGTGTTGGAAGTAATGTATTTCTGAgcactaaaattattatttttgttagtacatattaaataaaataaaaaatacctatTGCAATACTTTCATTATACTCCAATTTCCAAAATAATCCAGTTTATTTACCTCTCGAATAAATGTGGTTGTAAATgttttccataaatttttgttACGAATTGCAATTTCAAACTAAACGAGGTATGAGTGAAATGTTACTTTATATCGTTCTCAGACACTGCAACGAATGTCTGTCATTCAGCTAGTGTTTTTGAGGTTAGTATAACCTGGCTAGTAACCGTGGCTGCTAGGATACCGTACCTACAAGTCTTTAATTTGTGGATAGTTACATGTTTCTTCgggtgtttggacttgtaaatattgtgtctaatttagtgtatagtgtttggaaacatttgaatGTTGAaattcccgcgctgcttgctagcagcgccaagtttttcaagttggctgcctgccaaggtgggtagccctgcagcttccggcaacgaagtaacagttgttgttgaaccatcatagcggtaagttgtgctatcgtgcacacttgctgccaatcgagttgttcgcgagtgaatcgttattaattgtttctttaaaatggattttacagtcttgtacgtctctagacaaaacatttggtcctccgggccggatcgtTCCGGTTTTTTATGGTGTTTGAAACGTGATTCGTGTGCACGTGGTAAACAATCACAATTAGTTCATGTTATTTCGTGCGCTATCTTTCGTTATTTAGAGTATTTTCATGGTCAATGTCTCTTCGGCAACGTGTTTTAGAAGAAATTCGCAGAGATTTGGCGATCTAAGAAGCtgttatattttctttgttttcgtGGAATATATTTCGTGTTGGGGTTATGTTGTATTATTTATCGGCATCTGCTCATGTTTTTCGTTGCGTTAGGTGTTTTTGCtggatataaatttttatttgctgtGTATAACTTTGGTTATATTGTTCTTCGttgtgtttatttctttgttgTGCCTTTTTAGTTATTTCGTCCTTTGCTTCTGTGTGTGACCATGGCAGATATAGGCTCGGCACTCGTGCGTATCCGACTAGCAAAGGCTCGGCTCAAACTTGCTGTCGACCTGTCTCAAAGTGTTGTTGACGATGTTTCTAAGCAAAGTTTGTTTCGGGCCACAGTTCGTTATCTACCCCAAGTCCGTGATAAGTTCGAGGCGGATTTTGTGGTTGTTGGGGCAACACAAAATTCTGACATCAATCTCTCAGAAGTTATGGCACGTATGGACGATTTCgaagataaatattttgaagtcatGGCGACGGTAAGTGCCCTGGAGGGGTGTTCGATGGAGAACTCAACATCGTCAAGGCCCAAGGTGAGCAATTCTAGGGTGGCTTTACCAAAAAAAACGCTTCCTAGTTTTGAGGGTAGCATTAAAAATTGGCCTGACTTCTCCAACCTATTTTGCACTCTCGTTGCTAACAATAGTGACCTTTCATCTGTTGAGAAACTGGCTTATCTTAAGACTGCTCTCAGTGGTGAACCCCTCAGCATGATTCAGGCCTTTCCCATGCCTGAAGTAAACTTTGATGTGGCTTGGAAACTACTTGTTGGTAGGTACGAGAACAAGAGGCTCTTTGTGTCGGTTCATGTGGAGGCTTTACTTCAAGCACCCTCTGCATCAGCTGACTCTCCCAAGGCATTGCGCCAACTGTTGAACACTGTTACAGAGAATGTGTCTGCACTTAAGGCCTTGTCTGTCCCTGTAGACCAGTGGGATCTGATGCTGCTGCCCATTCTATGCAAACGGTTGGATACTGCCTTAGAAACACAATGGGAAATGACATTAACAGACGAGTTTCCCACTCTTAGTAGTTTCACTTCGTTTCTTGAGAAAACATTGTCGTGCTCATGAGGCTGTGATAGCTTCCCATTCTAGGAGTTCAGGAAATCAGGTTCCCAAACAGATGGCTCAAGGGTACCAAAACAGCTGGAGGCAGTCTCGAGATAAGTCTGTACACACATTAGTAAGTTCTCCACAGTCACAAAGTTGTCTCTTGTGTAGTGACATTCATGTGGTTAGGTCATGCCCTATCTTCTCGCAGGGTAGCCCAAGGAACGATATGCAATAGTAAAGGAGCATAAGTTGTGTCTGAATTATCTTTCCCCATCACATCGATCAAATTGGTGTCCATCTAAGACATCATGTCATCATTGTAAGGCATATCACCATTCCATGCTGCATTTTGGGGGTCAGTGATCAGATGAAAACTCCATCCCATCCAACTCAGACAAGGAACCACATTCATCTGACTCTAATCCTGCCACTGTTGCAGTAACTGCTGCTAAACCTACCTCAACAACAACAATATTGTTTTCAACTGCTCAAGTGCAGATTTTTTATCGTTCTGGTGTGCCTTGTGTTTTACGTGCTTTGCTAGACACTGCCAGTCAAGCCAGCTTTATCACCGAACAGTGCCTACAAAAGCTCCGGCTGGTTCGCAGACAGGCCCATCTTCCGATACATGGTTTGTCCAGTACACCTGTGAATGTTGCTAAATCCTCCACATCAGTTGTCATCTCCCTAGTGGGCAATCCAGATAATCAGTTTGCTCTGGATGTATTTGTGTTACCACACATTACCAATAACTTGCCGAGTGCCAAACTTTCATCGTATTTGCGTCGATAAGTGGCTCATCTGAAGCTTGCTGATCCTTCTTTCGACACCCCTGGTCCTGCTGACCTGCTTATTGGTGCTGACCTATTTCCTCTTCTCGTAACTGGAGGCAAGATTGAAGGGTCTCCAGTGGCTCTCGACTCTGTTTTGGGATGGATTCTCATGGGAAAGGTGGACACCAAACTTCCACCATCCCGCCTGGAATCGCATTGTGTCACATTGTTTACTTCTTACCCTCCATTAGATGATGTTGTACGAAAGTTCTGGGAAATTAAAGAATTCCCACATGTAGAACACAAGTCTCCTGAGGATGTTTGTTGCGAAACCATGTTTGCCGAAACTCATATCCGAAATGAAGAAGGCCGATATAGTGTGTCCCTGCCATTTCGCCACTCGAGACCTGAGTTGGGCACCTCTAGACCTCAAACTGTAAATAGGTTTATGCGCCTAGAGAGATGCTTGAAAGGTGACTCAAAGCTCAAACTGATGTACTCAGAGTTCATGGAAGACTATCTTGTCAAGGGTCACATGGAGAAAGTTCCAGATGATCAGATTAATGTGACTCCAGCATATATCCCCCACCAATGTGTCGTGAAGCCGGAAAGCTCAACCACAAAGCTGCGGGTAGTGTTTGATGGGTCTGCTAAGAGCTCATCCAGTGTCTCATTGAATGACACACTGCTAACCGGTCCCAAGCTGCAAAGCGACATTTTTGACCTACTGTTGAACTTTCGGCTACATCCCTTTGTgttcatagcagatgttaaacAAATGTACTGTCAAATATCTGTTCTGCCCCAGCACCAGGACTACCAATGCATTGTTTGGCGCTTCTGTGATTCGGAACCTGTGCAGGATTATAGATTGAAGACGGTGACATATGGCGTCTCCTCAGCTACGTTCTTTGCCCTTCGAACTCTTCAACAACTGGGGGTCAATGAGAAAGACCACATTCCAGCTGCCTCAAGAGTTTTGCAATTCGATGTGTATGTCGATGATGTGGTCACCAGTTCTCACTCTCTTAAATCTGCTCTGGCCATCAAAAAGGACCTTCTTGCTCTTCTTGCCAAAGGGGGCTTCAAATTGAGGAAGTTCATGAGCAACCATTCACCGCTCATAGACTGGCTTCCACCTGAAGATGTTGATATGCCCCAATCATTTGATTTGGATCCTGAGAGTCAAGTTGTGGTCAAGGTCTTAGTACTTCAATGGAACCCAGTCTCGGACACCTTCTCCTATGTTATCCGAGGCCACTCGAGTCTTGTTACGAAGAGGAGCATCCTTGCCAACGTAGCCAGAATATTTGATCCTCTAGGATGGCTTACTACACTGTTAATGTTTGCAAAGCATCTATTGCAGCTGTTGTGGGTGCGGTCAATTGACTGGGATGATCACGTCCCCCCTGATATTGTTTCTCAGTGGGATAATTTTAGCCACGAGCTCCCTCGTTTGTCCTCCATTGCTGTCACTCGATTCATTAAGGGTCCAGAAGGCTCTACCTATCAACTTCATGGTTTCTGCGATAGTTCTGAGATTGTTTATGCGGCCGTGGTGTACCTGCGCATAGTGTGCCCGGATAATTGAACCATCATTCGTCTGCTGATAAGTAAATCCAAGGTTACACCAGTCAAAAGCCAAACCTTACCTCGTCTGGAGCTTTGTGGAGCACTACTGTTGGCTCGTGTGCTCAACCATGTGATTGCGACTTACCAAGAAGTGTTGCCTGTATCTTCCATCACAGCCTGGACAGACTCACAAGTGGTTTTAGCATGGATTAACTCATCTCCTCATCAGTTGAAGACTTTTGTAGCTAACCAGATAAGCGAACTCCAAGAGATTACCCGCCCCAGTTGGTAGAAACACGTACCATC
Above is a genomic segment from Bacillus rossius redtenbacheri isolate Brsri chromosome 7, Brsri_v3, whole genome shotgun sequence containing:
- the LOC134534407 gene encoding uncharacterized protein LOC134534407 produces the protein MATVSALEGCSMENSTSSRPKTLPVKPALSPNSAYKSSGWFADRPIFRYMLADPSFDTPGPADLLIGADLFPLLVTGGKIEGSPVALDSVLGWILMGKVDTKLPPSRLESHCVTLFTSYPPLDDVVRKFWEIKEFPHVEHKSPEDVCCETMFAETHIRNEEGRYSVSLPFRHSRPELGTSRPQTVNRFMRLERCLKGDSKLKLMYSEFMEDYLVKGHMEKVPDDQINVTPAYIPHQCVVKPESSTTKLRVVFDGSAKSSSSVSLNDTLLTGPKLQSDIFDLLLNFRLHPFVFIADVKQMYCQISVLPQHQDYQCIVWRFCDSEPVQDYRLKTVTYGVSSATFFALRTLQQLGVNEKDHIPAASRVLQFDVYVDDVVTSSHSLKSALAIKKDLLALLAKGGFKLRKFMSNHSPLIDWLPPEDVDMPQSFDLDPESQVVVKVLVLQWNPVSDTFSYVIRGHSSLVTKRSILANVARIFDPLGWLTTLLMFAKHLLQLLWVRSIDWDDHVPPDIVSQWDNFSHELPRLSSIAVTRFIKGPEGSTYQLHGFCDSSEIVYAAVVYLRIVCPDN